The genomic stretch CATCACGGTGCCGCCGACCGCGACCGCAGCCAGTGGCACGCGCCCCAGGTGGCCGACGACGGCGGTGTCGACGAGGACGTAGATCGGCTCGGCGGCCAGCACCACGAGGGCCGGCAGGGCGAGCGCGGCGAACCGGCGCGGCGAGGCGACACGGCTGGCGACAGAGGTCTGGCTCATCGCCGCTGATCGTGGCACGCGACGAGTAAGGGCAGCAAGCTCCTACGCTACTTACCTGTCGCTGACGTCCGCCGGGGCGGGGAGAGGACAGGCGACCCGGCGGTACGCGACCGGTGGCGCGGGCCGCACCGGAACCGTCAGGCGATCCGAGGCGGTGGCGCCGTACGCGCGGTGCGGCTCTGCGTCACCGCCGGTCGCGTACGGTCACTGACGGGTGTCCATCGAGGTCTGCAGGGCACGGCGGGCCTGCTCGCGGGCCTCGTCGGTGGTCTCGGGCTTGGGCTTGGCGGGCATGGCGGACCCCTTCCAGGGCGCGCGCCGAGAGGCGCGACGGCATCACGGGCGGTGTACGACAGGCACCCGAGACCGGCCCCGGGATCACCGGAGCTATGGACGGGTGGTGTGGTGGCGGCCCGGGTCGGTCGCCCCTGGAGGGGGAAGCGACGCCAGGTAGGGCTCCGCTCCCGTGACCTGTGCCACAGCAGCACCGGTCTATTCCCAAGTTATCGTTCAGGTCCACATGGTGCGCGCTGTTCCCGCCATCTGGACCGGTCAGATCCCGGTCACCGGGCCAGGAAGTGCCAGCCCACCCACCACCAGAAGCCGAACATGCCGATCCGGCCCACCGGGACCGGACCGACCTCGTACCGCATCACGTACGCGCACGCCTCGCCGAGCGTCGGGATGCGCGAGCCCTCCCGCCGGGCCAGCCACTCGACCAACCCGAACAGCGCCAGGCCGACCAGGAAGCCACCGATCGCCAGATACCGCATCATCGGCGCACCAACCCCCAGAACGCCGACAGCCACACCAGCCAGGCGGCGGAGCGGACCATCCGGTCCTCCAGCAACGGGTCGGCCAGCAGCGAGAAGGTCGGGAAGTCGTCACCGGCCGCCGCGAAGAACGTGGCCCCCTCGAACACCCCGAAGACCACCACCGGCAACGTCCACCAGACCGCGCCGGAACCCAGGCGCTCGGGTGCGGGCCGGGCCTGCACCCGCTTGGTCAGTCCCAGCCAGATCAGGAGCCCGCCGGTGCCGAACACGTAGAGGTTCGCCTCCGTGGAGAACGACGGGAACCGCCCGCCGACCAGCGAGAGGGCCACCAGCACCGGTACGCAGACGACCGGTCGTTCCCACGTGCGGGGAGCGTCGATCGTGAGGTCGTGGGGCTGCTCCATCACTCGATTCTCCCCGTCATCACTCGGCAGCGGTATGGCAACACTCCCCGGAGCCGCCTCTGAAATCACCCCTCGGGGGCGACACCACTCCCCGGCCCGGGCGTCAACTCGGCCCGGACCCGGTCGACCACCTCGTCCACGGTTCCCCGGCCGGTGAACCCGGCGGCGAGTCGATGACCGCCGCCGCCCAGCGCCACCGCCACCCGGCTCACGTCCACCGCGCCCTTGCTGCGCAGCGACACCGCCCACTCGTCCGGCCCGGTCTGCTTCACCACGCAGCTCACGTCGGCCTCGGCGGTGCACCGCACCGGATCGATGAGCGCCTCCAGCACGTACGGCCGCTGGTCGTGCCGGGCCAGGTCGTCCTGGGTCGCGTACGTCCAGACCAGGCCGTGCCCGGACGCCGCCTCGGGCTCCAGCCGGGCGCGGCCGAGCACCTCCCCGAAGAGACGCACCGCGCCGAAGGGCCGGCTGTCGAACACCCGCCGGGAGATCTCCCCCGGCCGGATGCCGGTGGCCAGCAGGCGGGCGGCCATCTCGTGCACGGCCGGCGTGGTCGCGTCGAACCGGAACGAGCCGGTGTCGGTGCTCAACGCCACGTACAGGCACTCGGCGATGCCGGCGTCCAGCGGTACGCCGAGCCGGGCCAACAGTTCCTCCGCGACCACCGAGGTCGCCGCCGCCGCCGGATCGACCAGGTTGACGTCACCGAAGCCGGCGTTGGAGGCGTGGTGGTCGAGCACCAGCGCGGTGCCCGGCCCGGCCAGGCGGTCGGCCAGGTCACCGAGACGCGAGTCGCTGGCCGCGTCGAAGCAGATCACCAGATCCGGCTCCAGGTCGGCCTCGGTCGCCGGCACCAGCAGTTCCAGCCCGGGCAGTCCACGGAACGGTTCGGGCACCTCCGGCGGCCCGGGGAAGGTCGCCTGCAACCGGCGTACGCCGAGTCGCCGCAGCCCGAGCCCGAAGCCGAGCATGCTGCCCAGCGCGTCGCCGTCCGGGTTGACGTGGCAGATCAGCAGCACCCGCCCGGCGGGTGCCACCTGGCGTACCGCCGCCACCGCCGCGGCCCAGTCGGCCTCGCTCGGCGCGGACCCACCCGGGTCCGGCGAGGTCGCCGCCCCCGTCGAGGCTCCGGTGGCCGCCGCGTCCGGGTCGGCGGAAACCGCCGGCCCCTCGGCCGTGCCGGGGCGGGCCGGACTCGGCAACGCCGCACCCGGGCCCGACTCGGTCAGCGCACCGCCGGAGGGGGCGGTCACCGCCGCTCCCCGCTCCGGGCGTCGTCCGTGTCACCGGTGCCGGTCTGGTTCTCGGCCTCGCCGGCCTCGTCTTCCTCGTCTTCGAGCCGGTACGGCTGGGCCTCACCGGCGTACTCGGCCTTCGCGGCGAGACGCTGCACCTCCGCGTCGGCGGTCCGGGCCGCCGCGAGCAGGTCGTCGATGTGCTTCACCTGGTCCTGCACGTCGTCCAGGACGAAGGTCAGGGTCGGCGAGTGGCGCAACCCGAGCGCCTTGCCGACGGTGCTGCGCAGCATGCCCTTGGCGCTGTCCAGCGCGGCGGCGGTGCCCGCCTGCGCCGCCGCGTCACCGAGCACGGTGTAGAAGACCGTGGCGTCGCGCAGGTCGGCGGTTATCCGGGCGTCGGTGATAGTGACCATGCCGAGCCGCGGGTCCTTGATCTGGCTCCGCACCACCGACGCGACCAGTTCACGCACCCGCTCCGCGTGCCGACGTACCTTGGCCGGATCCGTCATCTCCGCCACCTCCACGGCGTCCCGCTGCCGGCCGGAACCGGCGACGCCGTCACCGGAGCCCGCACCGACCCCAACACTGGAAACCCTACCCGCGCCACGTGCCCCGGCGCGCGGGGCGGCAGGGTGGCCGCATCCGCCACCGGTCAGTCCTCCGCGCCGTGCAGCCGGCGGCGCACCGACAGCAACTCGACCTCCGGTCGACCGGCCACCAAGCGCTCGCACGAGTCGAGCACCTCACGGGCGTGAGCCGCCTCCGCGGCCACGACCGCCACTCCTATCTCGGCTCGCCCGTGCAGGTCGAGCGCACCCACCTCGGCGGCCGCCACCTCGAAGCGGCGCAGCGCCGCCACGATCGGCCGTACGTACGATCTCTTCGCCTTCAGCGACCGGGAGTCGCCCGGCAGCAGCAGGTCGAACACTGCGGTTGCGGTGAACATCGCTGCGGACACTACCCGCACCCCACCCCACATGATCAAGGGGTTTACGCCATTCGGCGTAAACCCCTCGATCAGTGCGTCACTACCGGATCAGGCGCGAACCTTCTCCCGCATCTCGAAGGTCTCGATGATGTCGCCCGGCTGCACGTTGTTGTAACCGGACAGGGTCAGACCACACTCGAAGCCCTCGCGGACCTCGGTCGCGTCGTCCTTGAACCGCTTGAGCGAGCTGATCGTGATGTTGTCCGCCACGACCGTGCCGTCGCGCAGCAGGCGCGCCTTCGCGTTGCGCCGGATGATGCCCGACCGGACGATGCAACCGGAGATGTTGCCGATCTTGGACGAGCGGAAGACCTCGCGGATCTCCGCGCTGCCCAGCTCGACCTCCTCGTACTCCGGCTTGAGCAGGCCCTTGAGCGCCGCCTCGATCTCCTCGATGGCCTGGTAGATGACGGTGTAGTACCGGATCTCCACGCCCTCGCGGTCGGCCATCTCGCGGACCTTGTTGGAGGCCCGCACGTTGAAGCCGATGATCGTGACCGGCTCGGACGAGGCGCTCGCGAGCATGACGTTGCTCTCGGTGATCGCGCCGACGCCCCGGTCGAGGACCTTGAGCTGGACCTCCTCGGGGATGTCGAGGTTGAACAGCGCGTCCTCCAGGGCCTCCACCGAACCGGAGACATCGCCCTTGAGGATGAGGTTGAGCGACGTCTTCTCGCCCTCCTTGAGCTGCTCCATGAGCGTCTCGAGGGTGGCCCGGCCACGGGAGTTGGCGAACGCCGCCGCCCGCCGCCGCGCCTGGCGCTGCTCGGCGATCTGCCGCACCGTGCGGTCGTCCGCCGCGGCGAGGAAGGTGTCACCGGCGCCGGGCACCGCGGTCAGACCGAGGACCATGACCGGACGTGCCGGGCCGGCCTCGGTGACCTGGTTGCCGTTCTCGTCGAGCATCGCCCGGACCCGGCCGTGCGCCCCACCGGCGACGATCGAGTCGCCCGCCCGCAGGGTGCCCTTCTGCACCAGCACCGTCGCCACCGCACCACGGCCCTTGTCCAGGTGCGCCTCGATGGCCACACCCTGCGCCGGCCCGTCCGTCGGAGCGGTCAGCTCCAGCGACGCGTCGGCGGTGAGCAGCACGGCCTCAAGGAGTTCCTCGATGCCGATGCCGGGCTTCGCGGCCACGTTGACGAACATGGTCTCGCCGCCGTACTCCTCGGCGACCAGGCCGTACTCGGTCAGCTGCTGGCGGACCTTGTCCGGGTTGGCCTCCGGCTTGTCGACCTTGTTGACCGCGACCACGATCGGCACGTCCGCCGCCTTGGCGTGGTTGAGCGCCTCGATGGTCTGCGGCATCACGCCGTCGTCGGCCGCCACCACCAGGATCACGATGTCGGTGACCTGGGCACCACGGGCACGCATGGCGGTGAACGCCTCGTGACCCGGGGTGTCGATGAAGGTGACCGCCCGGTCCTCGCCCTCGTGCGGGACGTGGACCTGGTAGGCGCCGATGTGCTGGGTGATGCCACCGGCCTCGCCGGCCACCACGTTCGCCTTGCGGATCGCGTCGAGCAGCTTGGTCTTACCGTGGTCGACGTGACCCATGACGGTCACCACCGGCGCACGGCTGACCAGGCGGTCCTCCGCGACCTCGGCGTCGAGGTCGATGTTGAACTGCGCGAGCAGCTCGCGGTCCTCGTCCTCCGGGCTGACGATCTGCACGGTGAAGCCGAGGTGCTCACCCAGCAGCAGCAGGGTGTCGTCGGAGCACGACTGGGTCGCGGTGACCATCTCGCCCAGGTTGAACATCTCCTGGACCAGCGAACCCGGGTTGGCGTTGATCTTGTCGGCGAAGTCCGACAGCGAGGCGCCACGGGAGAGCCGGACCGTCTGCCCCTGACCCCGGG from Micromonospora craniellae encodes the following:
- a CDS encoding DHH family phosphoesterase — its product is MAAVRQVAPAGRVLLICHVNPDGDALGSMLGFGLGLRRLGVRRLQATFPGPPEVPEPFRGLPGLELLVPATEADLEPDLVICFDAASDSRLGDLADRLAGPGTALVLDHHASNAGFGDVNLVDPAAAATSVVAEELLARLGVPLDAGIAECLYVALSTDTGSFRFDATTPAVHEMAARLLATGIRPGEISRRVFDSRPFGAVRLFGEVLGRARLEPEAASGHGLVWTYATQDDLARHDQRPYVLEALIDPVRCTAEADVSCVVKQTGPDEWAVSLRSKGAVDVSRVAVALGGGGHRLAAGFTGRGTVDEVVDRVRAELTPGPGSGVAPEG
- a CDS encoding DUF503 domain-containing protein; the protein is MFTATAVFDLLLPGDSRSLKAKRSYVRPIVAALRRFEVAAAEVGALDLHGRAEIGVAVVAAEAAHAREVLDSCERLVAGRPEVELLSVRRRLHGAED
- a CDS encoding DUF6186 family protein → MRYLAIGGFLVGLALFGLVEWLARREGSRIPTLGEACAYVMRYEVGPVPVGRIGMFGFWWWVGWHFLAR
- the infB gene encoding translation initiation factor IF-2, with translation MAGKARVHELAKELGVESKTVLAKLKEMGEFVKSASSTVEAPVARRLRNAFVASGGAGAPAAPPSAAPAPAAPPSAAPAPAAAPTPPPTPGEPRVTAKPTPPRRPAMPGPKPKAPVPGPPPSVTPVAKPASAHDIEVAAAEARAAALKAEQEAAVKAAQAARQQQRENVRREPPADGGARPGPRPGPGAMPPRPGSPAAGRPGGPNPGPGGRQGRPPARGAGNNPFGIQGSQQRPPAAGAGGPRPSPASMPPRPSPASMPPRPSPASMPSQRPGRPGGPGAGRPGGGGAGRPGGGGGGGYRGGPGGGGGGGGYRGGPGGGGGGGGGYRGGPGGGGGAGAGGGFRPGGPAGGGGRPGGGGRGRGGGAAGAFGRPGGKPTRGRKSKKQRRQEFDNLSAPTMSSGAPRGQGQTVRLSRGASLSDFADKINANPGSLVQEMFNLGEMVTATQSCSDDTLLLLGEHLGFTVQIVSPEDEDRELLAQFNIDLDAEVAEDRLVSRAPVVTVMGHVDHGKTKLLDAIRKANVVAGEAGGITQHIGAYQVHVPHEGEDRAVTFIDTPGHEAFTAMRARGAQVTDIVILVVAADDGVMPQTIEALNHAKAADVPIVVAVNKVDKPEANPDKVRQQLTEYGLVAEEYGGETMFVNVAAKPGIGIEELLEAVLLTADASLELTAPTDGPAQGVAIEAHLDKGRGAVATVLVQKGTLRAGDSIVAGGAHGRVRAMLDENGNQVTEAGPARPVMVLGLTAVPGAGDTFLAAADDRTVRQIAEQRQARRRAAAFANSRGRATLETLMEQLKEGEKTSLNLILKGDVSGSVEALEDALFNLDIPEEVQLKVLDRGVGAITESNVMLASASSEPVTIIGFNVRASNKVREMADREGVEIRYYTVIYQAIEEIEAALKGLLKPEYEEVELGSAEIREVFRSSKIGNISGCIVRSGIIRRNAKARLLRDGTVVADNITISSLKRFKDDATEVREGFECGLTLSGYNNVQPGDIIETFEMREKVRA
- the rbfA gene encoding 30S ribosome-binding factor RbfA, encoding MTDPAKVRRHAERVRELVASVVRSQIKDPRLGMVTITDARITADLRDATVFYTVLGDAAAQAGTAAALDSAKGMLRSTVGKALGLRHSPTLTFVLDDVQDQVKHIDDLLAAARTADAEVQRLAAKAEYAGEAQPYRLEDEEDEAGEAENQTGTGDTDDARSGERR